TAACTGATGCCAAGCCGGCTAACATCGAAAAAGGGGAAGTGGAAGTTGCCCTTGTTTGGGATTTCAATGCTCTTGGATACGCTGACCAAATTAACCGCGATCAATTTGACGTCGCCATTCCAAGTGAAGGTTCAGTCGTAAGCGGCTACGCAACTATTATTAACAAAAATGCAAAGCATCCTCATGCGGCAATGGCAACTAGAGAATATATCTTAAGCGATGAAGGACAAATTAACTTAGCTAAAGGATTTGCCCGTCCAATTCGCGATGTAGAACTACCGAAAGAAGTAGCTGAAAAAATGGTTCCAGAAGAACAGTACAAAAATGCAAAACCAATTGAAGATTACAAAGCTTGGGAAGAAACGGCTAAAAATTTACCACAGCTTTGGCAAGAAGAGGTGTTAGTCCATGTCAAATAAAGTAATAGCAATTGTTGTTGATGGTATGAGATATGATAAAGCATGTGAGGCTCTTGGATTTATTCAACATCTAGTTGAAACAAATCAGGCAGCACTTTACAAAGTAAAGTCGGAACTCCCAAGTCTTTCCCGTCCATTATATGAAGTGTTACTAACGGGTACACCGGCATCAGTGAACGGAATTACGTCCAATCAAGCCGTTCGCTTATCTACTGAGAAAAGTCTCTTTCATCTTACGAAAGAAAACGGCTTAAGAAACGGAACGGTATCTTATTACTGGGTAAGCGAACTTTATAATCGCGCGCCATTCCATTTTATTGAGGATCGTGAGCAAGAGGATGAGTCTAAGCCGATTCAATATGGGAAATTTTATTGGGATGATGACTATCCGGACAGTCATGTGTTAATGGATGCAGAAGCTTTGCGCAGAAAGTATGACCCACACTTTTTATATATTCATCCGCTCGGTGTAGATGTAAAAGGAGAACTTTTCGGTTCGGAATCGAAAGAATACCGTGAACAAATCTTAAAAATGGGAAGCTTGTTGGCACAACTTTTGCCAATTTGGATCAAAGAAGGTTACCACATTTTAATTACATCTGATCATGGCATGAGTGAATATGGCAACCATGGCGGCATAACTGATGGTGAGCGTGATGTACCGCTCTTTATCATGAGTCCAAAAGTTGAGCCTGGTGTTTACAGTGAAGTAGTTCCGCAATTAGCTTTTGCACCGCTCGTTTGTGAACTTTTAAATATTGAGCCGTCCAATAAAATGATTTCATATCAATTTCCAGGTCTGAAAGGAAAAAATACCCTTTAAAAAAGATACACTATTCAACATTAAAATGAAGAATGAAGGTTGACGGGAATTGGTTTAACGAACGTACTGTTGTTAAACCAATTCCCGAATTGTTAGAGAACATAGAGGAGCGAGAAGTCTTGCGAAAAATTAAAAAACAAAAAATTTACTTATTAGCTCTTTTACTGCCATTTATTATGTTTGTAATTGGATTTGAAATAGGACCATTAGTGGCAATGATTAAAAATAGTTTTTATGCAGACGATGGAATTCAAGTTACGATTGATCAATATATCACCATATTTAAAAGTAAATTTTACTTACAAGCCATTCAAAATAGCCTTGTCATTTCTTTATTTTCTGCTGTAACTTCTGTGATTATAGCAGTCATTGCAGCCTATTCGATTACAAAGTTCTCACAAAAAATACAAAATCGCTTACTGATGATTGCCAATATGACGTCGAACTTTGAGGGTATTCCCCTTTCATTTTCATTTATTATTTTACTTGGAAACAATGGGTTGTTTACGTTACTTTTTTCAAAGATTGGTGGGGATGTGTTTGCGGATTTTAATTTATATTCATGGACAGGCCTCATTCTTGTTTATATATATTTTCAAATTCCGCTTGCTATTATGCTCATCTACCCGTCTTATCAAGGAATTAAGAAACAATGGAAAGAAGCTTCTTCATTATTAGGAGGATCAACATTATCATTTTGGCTTCACATTGGGATTCCAGTTCTTTTACCTAGTATTGTAGGTACATTCAGCATTTTGTTTGCTAATTCTATGGGAGCTTACGCTACAGCCTATGCATTAGTAGGCAGCAACTATAACTTATTGTCATTGCAAATTGCCTCTCTAGTTGCTAGTGACGTTGCATTAAAGCCACAGCTAGGTAGTGCGATGGGAGTTCTTCTAGCAGCGACAATGATAGGGGCGATGTGGTTCAATGAACGAATGATGCGCCGCATTAGGAGGGATTTACGATGAAATCTTCATTGACTTTTCATAAAGTGATTGTTGGGTTACTAGTTATATATTTATTAATTCCGCTTGTAGGAACATTTTTATTCTCGATTGCCGGTAAATGGGATCATACCATTTTACCTGAGAGTTATACAATGGATTGGTATATTGAATTATTTCAAGATGAACGGTTTTATGATGCTTTTCGACGAACGCTGTTTTTAATTGTCATGTCTGTAGGTCTTAGTGTTGTTATTATGCTTCCGACTATCTTTATCATCACGGTATATTTCAGTAAATGGGAAGGGTTACTTCAAGCAGCAGCTATGCTTCCTTATGGAATTCCTCCCATTGTTGGAGCTGTAGGATTAATCAAGGTATATTCAGATGGACCAATTCAAATTGCCGGAACACCTTGGATTTTAATCGGTGCCTATTTCATAACGATTCTGCCATTTATGTATCAAGGTATTCGTAGCAGTCTTCGTACGATTAATGCCGTGCAGCTTGTTGATGCAGCTGAATTACTCGGTGCTACAAAATTCCAGTCGTTTCGCACAGTGGTGTTTCCAAATATTATATCTGGTATTTTAGTGTCTACCTTATTATCAGTCGCTCTTTTATTCAGTGAGTTTGCTTTTGCCAATTTGCTTGTCGGGGGCCGATTTGAAACCATTCAAATTTATCTTGCCGACAAACTAAACAGCAGTGGTCACTTAACAAGTGCAATTGTTATTACTTATTATTCAATGATTTTACTTTTAACGGGGATTGTATTAAAACTTACGTTTAGAAACGAAAAAAATCCTGTCGGGTCAAATAAGAAGCGAATTCTTTCATTTTTTAAAAAACAACACTGTAATAAAAATACTGCTATAGAAGGTGAAAAGTAATGAGCTATGTAACCATCGATCAAGTGACTAAGGGGTATGAAAATCAAGTCGTTCTAAATGACATTTCTTTAACATTAAAAAAAGGAGAATTTGCTACACTTCTTGGGCAAAGCGGATGCGGGAAAAGTACATTATTACGTTCCATTGCGGGGCTTGAAGGTGTTGATGTAGGAAGAATCTTAATTGATGGAAAAGATATTACTAATTTATCACCGCGTCAGCGTGAAGTCGGTATGGTATTTCAGTCTTATGCGCTTTTCCCAAATATGAGCGTTTTTGACAATATCGCGTACGGCCTTAAAATGAAGAAGGTAAAAAATATTAAATCAAAAGTGAAAAATATGATTGATATGGTTGATTTAATAGGAAAAGAAGAGTCGTATCCTCATCAATTATCTGGTGGACAACAGCAGAGGGTTGCTCTTGCCCGTGCGCTTGTCATGGAGCCGAAAGTACTGCTTTTGGATGAGCCGTTAAGCGCATTGGATGCTAAAATTAGAAAAAGTTTGCAAAAAGAATTAAAGAGAATACAGAAAGAGTTAGATATTACAACTATTTTTGTTACCCATGATCAGGAAGAAGCAATGACTATGTCTGATCGAATTTTTGTCATGAATAAAGGAAAAGTTGTACAATCCGGTTCTCCATCAGAAATTTATACTTCTCCAGTCAATACATTTGTTGCAAAATTTATCGGAAATTATAATGTTTGTAATATGGAAGTTTTCCATAAACTTGTTCGCAGCACAGAATTAAAAGGGAATGAAGTCGCCATTCGTCCTGAAGTTTTACAATTAGTTTCTGCTGGTGAGGATAGCTTGGATTTACAAGAGAACTGGGGAATTAAAGGGTTTATTAAAGATGTTTCTATGACAGGGAATGTTTTAAGATATGAAGTAGAAACAGATGAGTCTGCTTTCCTTGTAGACTATCTTCACCACCGAGGGAAAATGTTTGAGCAAGGAGCACGCGTTCATATTCTTGTACCGAAGAAAGAATGCATTATTTTATAAATTATTAATGATCACGGGGGAAGGAATATGTCTGTTTTGCCTGAAGAAAGAAAGAATGAAATTTTAAAAGAACTTAACAAAATGGGAAAAGTAAAAGTTATGGAATTAGTTGATCAATTTAATGTTTCAGAGGAAACGATTCGACGCGATTTGATGATATTAGAGGAAAAAGGACTTTTAAAGAGGGTTTACGGTGGAGCGATTAAAAAAGTCTTTGAATTTGAGGAGCCTCCATTTACCCAGCGTACAACAGTGAATCAAGAAGCGAAAATCAAGGTTGGGAAAAAAGCAGTAGAACTCATTTCTAACGGAGATGTGATTGCCATTGATGTAGGGACAACCATGCTTGAATTTGCGCAGTGTATCGAAAATAAAATAGACATTACGATTTTAACCAATTCTCTTCCTGTGTCGTCTGTGTTAACCGAATTGCTCAATGAAAATAAGTTTACAGGACAAATTCTATTACTAGGAGGACAAATTGATCCAAAGCATCAATCTATAAGCGGCGGTCTCACTGAACAAATGTTAAATCAATTTAATATTGATAAAGCCTTCATTTCAGCTGGTGGTGTTTCCATTCAAAATGGGGTTAGTAATTATCATTTACATGAAACATTAGTTTCACGCAAGATGGTCGAGGTATCAAAGCAAGTTATATTGCTAACGGATTACTCTAAAATTGGTGTCGACACATTTAGTAAAGTTTGTCCTCTAGAAAAAGTCGATGTGATTGTCTGCGAGCAACCATTTCCAGAGGAATGGAGAAATCATTCAAAATTAGAGGATATCAATTGGATTCAAGCATAGTCAATCCATAAAAGGACATATCGAGA
The DNA window shown above is from Peribacillus sp. FSL P2-0133 and carries:
- a CDS encoding ABC transporter ATP-binding protein, whose translation is MSYVTIDQVTKGYENQVVLNDISLTLKKGEFATLLGQSGCGKSTLLRSIAGLEGVDVGRILIDGKDITNLSPRQREVGMVFQSYALFPNMSVFDNIAYGLKMKKVKNIKSKVKNMIDMVDLIGKEESYPHQLSGGQQQRVALARALVMEPKVLLLDEPLSALDAKIRKSLQKELKRIQKELDITTIFVTHDQEEAMTMSDRIFVMNKGKVVQSGSPSEIYTSPVNTFVAKFIGNYNVCNMEVFHKLVRSTELKGNEVAIRPEVLQLVSAGEDSLDLQENWGIKGFIKDVSMTGNVLRYEVETDESAFLVDYLHHRGKMFEQGARVHILVPKKECIIL
- a CDS encoding DeoR/GlpR family DNA-binding transcription regulator, whose amino-acid sequence is MSVLPEERKNEILKELNKMGKVKVMELVDQFNVSEETIRRDLMILEEKGLLKRVYGGAIKKVFEFEEPPFTQRTTVNQEAKIKVGKKAVELISNGDVIAIDVGTTMLEFAQCIENKIDITILTNSLPVSSVLTELLNENKFTGQILLLGGQIDPKHQSISGGLTEQMLNQFNIDKAFISAGGVSIQNGVSNYHLHETLVSRKMVEVSKQVILLTDYSKIGVDTFSKVCPLEKVDVIVCEQPFPEEWRNHSKLEDINWIQA
- a CDS encoding ABC transporter permease subunit codes for the protein MRKIKKQKIYLLALLLPFIMFVIGFEIGPLVAMIKNSFYADDGIQVTIDQYITIFKSKFYLQAIQNSLVISLFSAVTSVIIAVIAAYSITKFSQKIQNRLLMIANMTSNFEGIPLSFSFIILLGNNGLFTLLFSKIGGDVFADFNLYSWTGLILVYIYFQIPLAIMLIYPSYQGIKKQWKEASSLLGGSTLSFWLHIGIPVLLPSIVGTFSILFANSMGAYATAYALVGSNYNLLSLQIASLVASDVALKPQLGSAMGVLLAATMIGAMWFNERMMRRIRRDLR
- a CDS encoding ABC transporter permease subunit, with the protein product MKSSLTFHKVIVGLLVIYLLIPLVGTFLFSIAGKWDHTILPESYTMDWYIELFQDERFYDAFRRTLFLIVMSVGLSVVIMLPTIFIITVYFSKWEGLLQAAAMLPYGIPPIVGAVGLIKVYSDGPIQIAGTPWILIGAYFITILPFMYQGIRSSLRTINAVQLVDAAELLGATKFQSFRTVVFPNIISGILVSTLLSVALLFSEFAFANLLVGGRFETIQIYLADKLNSSGHLTSAIVITYYSMILLLTGIVLKLTFRNEKNPVGSNKKRILSFFKKQHCNKNTAIEGEK
- a CDS encoding alkaline phosphatase family protein, which translates into the protein MSNKVIAIVVDGMRYDKACEALGFIQHLVETNQAALYKVKSELPSLSRPLYEVLLTGTPASVNGITSNQAVRLSTEKSLFHLTKENGLRNGTVSYYWVSELYNRAPFHFIEDREQEDESKPIQYGKFYWDDDYPDSHVLMDAEALRRKYDPHFLYIHPLGVDVKGELFGSESKEYREQILKMGSLLAQLLPIWIKEGYHILITSDHGMSEYGNHGGITDGERDVPLFIMSPKVEPGVYSEVVPQLAFAPLVCELLNIEPSNKMISYQFPGLKGKNTL